Proteins co-encoded in one Montipora capricornis isolate CH-2021 chromosome 12, ASM3666992v2, whole genome shotgun sequence genomic window:
- the LOC138026144 gene encoding uncharacterized protein produces MAADLLAPGDVVRQRWKIDKKIGGGGFGEIYKALDLVAKDAAALKVESVNQSKQVLKMEVAVLKKLQGCSHVCKFVSCGRNENFNYLVMSLQGSNLAELRRSQPKGVFSQSTMLRIGFQILKSIKAIHEAGFLHRDIKPSNFAMGNTPDSLHTCFMLDFGLARQFTKGNGEVRPARNSAGFRGTVRYASTNAHENKEMGRQDDLWSFFYMMAEFAMGHLPWRKTKDKEQVGKMKKGYDHQLFLKSLPPGFRQFLDHISLLKYEDKPDYKMLLSILEKAINKKGIKESDPFDWEKTPGDISQATTTTSTPPVGQIYTTPPDNKAGLHNLHGSERVSTGDMLDADPSDHNNEAHRKDSVHKNGNNMSKLGTTDKGVIQKIREVLDAVERDSGHFLKPQTGYGLHREAKQEKPINGERKLETPALISAIVQDVQRAQIKSGVEAQGEFVYKDIEVMLVPQIVTDNQQEQNHDQHLDAIGQDLNKDQNPLSPELPTSLNKVENFTSGNLLPINSVPVDSEESNLRRPGTPSTIPLSNDAVPAVPTPLEFTTPDSKPVNLEFVESPDVREDDQEDRFVWSPGVVDDQPLVYMPPPVVETENDEKLEVLANVGRTDRQVAIGSSHHLTSMFDHHHHHHHDDHKKLIRELPLDTEPVRHVSDERKSHSETGNHRLEHNLPEVPFQPPSLFRVPSVLEQMVDEVPVGEGEETRKSLFRVPSVLEQMEDEGPVSEREEPPVIPPDADEYWLDSAEFASDRQNGSRSSHSHHALHVPGSHAIAVTTCHDVQLRDSDDAGFVLGDTEIAPAAEGISSFSEESVREDRNYERSEDFEFCFDDKEIAGIEVLLSTDKEEIINKSKSSIPESSKDQQNEAVCDEKRRSKDSSAEEMEDKSDKRKLSNVHVSDLRRNSKAQFYIGDCEEAKYEVGNECLNDRELKQDNNFYSESHSQNEPKHEIEAADLDLAKQGIAEVGPVGDGTTYSFSAERRIPSLNELLNYGGDDDFEQVVAEEVSDDYWALDTTDGPQHPEEFGNMDMYSADSHHRDELLRPKPPPGRSERGCISARLRRYKPNKTGLDFMRPLVAISDKPVVI; encoded by the exons GGGAGATCTACAAGGCTCTAGACCTTGTTGCAAAAGATGCTGCTGCCCTGAAGGTGGAGTCTGTCAACCAATCCAAACAAGTCCTCAAAATGGAGGTGGCTGTGCTGAAAAAGCTTCAGG GTTGTAGTCATGTTTGCAAGTTTGTGAGCTGTGGTAGAAATGAGAATTTCAACTACCTTGTGATGTCCTTGCAAGGTTCAAATCTTGCGGAGTTGCGGCGGAGCCAGCCCAAGGGAGTATTCTCTCAAAGCACGATGTTACGGATTGGCTTTCAGATACTCAAATCTATAAAAGCCATTCATGAAGCTGGATTCCTGCATCGTGACATTAAACCA TCCAATTTTGCCATGGGCAACACCCCTGACTCACTGCACACCTGTTTCATGTTGGACTTTGGTTTGGCACGACAATTTACCAAAGGAAATGGAGAAGTCAGACCA gccAGAAACTCTGCAGGATTTCGAGGCACTGTCCGTTATGCTTCCACCAATGCACATGAAAACAAG GAAATGGGACGGCAAGATGATTTGTGGTCATTCTTTTATATGATGGCAGAGTTTGCAATGGGACACCTACCTTGGAGGAAAACGAAGGACAAG GAACAAGTTGGCAAGATGAAGAAAGGTTATGACCATCAACTGTTTTTGAAGTCTTTGCCTCCAGGATTTAGACAATTCCTAGACCACATCAGCCTGCTTAAGTATGAAGACAAGCCAGATTACAAG ATGTTGCTTTCAATCCTCGAGAAAGCAATCAACAAAAAAGGCATCAAGGAAAGCGACCCATTTGACTGGGAGAAGACACCAGGTGACATTTCCCAGGCAACCACGACAACTAGCACCCCTCCAGTTGGCCAAATATACACCACGCCCCCAGATAACAAGGCAGGTTTGCATAATCTGCATGGCTCAGAGAGAGTTTCAACTGGTGATATGCTGGACGCTGACCCCAGTGACCATAATAATGAGGCACACAGAAAGGACAGTGTACATAAGAATGGCAATAACATGAGCAAGCTTGGGACAACTGATAAAGGGGTGATACAAAAGATTAGAGAAGTTTTGGATGCCGTGGAAAGAGACAGTGGGCACTTTCTCAAACCACAAACTGGTTATGGTCTTCACAGAGAAGCAAAGCAG gAAAAGCCCATAAACGGAGAGAGAAAACTGGAAACCCCTGCTCTGATCTCTGCCATTGTTCAGGATGTACAGAGGGCACAGATTAAAAGTGGAGTGGAAGCTCAGGGAGAATTTGTTTACAAAGACATTGAGGTAATGCTTGTTCCTCAGATTGTTACTGACAACCAACAAGAACAAAACCATGATCAACATTTGGATGCAATTGGGCAAGATCTCAACAAGGACCAAAATCCCCTCTCCCCAGAGCTTCCAACAAGTTTGAATAAAGTGGAAAATTTTACCTCTGGAAACTTACTGCCAATAAACTCAGTTCCAGTAGACTCAGAAGAATCAAACTTGAGGAGGCCTGGTACTCCCAGTACGATACCTTTATCAAATGATGCTGTCCCAGCAGTTCCCACTCCACTGGAATTTACAACACCTGACTCAAAGCCAGTCAATCTTGAGTTTGTGGAATCACCTGACGTCAGGGAAGATGACCAAGAGGACAGATTTGTGTGGTCACCTGGTGTGGTTGATGATCAGCCTCTTGTGTATATGCCCCCTCCGGTGGTTGAAACAGAGAATGATGAGAAACTGGAAGTACTGGCTAATGTGGGCAGAACTGATCGACAAGTAGCCATAGGAAGCAGCCATCATTTAACATCAATGTTTGATCAccaccatcaccatcatcatgaTGATCATAAAAAACTTATACGTGAACTACCCCTGGACACTGAACCTGTAAGACACGTCAGTGATGAAAGGAAAAGCCACAGCGAGACCGGCAACCACAGGTTGGAACACAACTTGCCTGAGGTGCCTTTCCAGCCTCCAAGTCTTTTTCGTGTACCATCGGTTTTGGAACAGATGGTTGATGAAGTTCCTGTTGGTGAAGGGGAAGAGACTCGAAAATCGCTGTTTAGAGTTCCTTCCGTGCTGGAGCAGATGGAGGATGAAGGCCCTGTCTCTGAACGAGAGGAGCCGCCAGTAATTCCACCAGATGCAGATGAGTACTGGCTTGATTCTGCTGAATTTGCCTCAGACAGGCAAAATGGGTCAAGGTCATCTCACTCGCATCATGCATTGCATGTCCCCGGTTCTCATGCCATAGCCGTGACCACTTGCCATGATGTGCAGTTGAGGGACAGCGACGATGCAGGTTTTGTGCTGGGAGACACTGAGATTGCTCCTGCCGCAGAGggaatttcttcattttcagaGGAGTCTGTCCGTGAGGATAGGAATTACGAGAGAAGTgaagattttgaattttgttttgatgATAAAGAGATTGCAGGCATCGAGGTTCTTCTCTCAACAGACAAGGAGGAAATAATTAATAAGTCAAAATCAAGCATTCCTGAAAGTAGCAAAGATCAGCAGAATGAAGCAGTTTGTGATGAGAAAAGAAGAAGTAAGGATTCATCAGCAGAGGAAATGGAGGATAAATCTGATAAACGTAAACTAAGTAATGTACATGTTTCTGACTTGCGCAGAAACAGTAAAGCACAGTTTTATATTGGTGACTGTGAAGAAGCAAAATATGAAGTTGGTAATGAATGTTTGAATGATAGAGAACTAAAACAGGACAACAATTTCTATTCTGAAAGTCATTCTCAAAATGAACCCAAGCACGAAATTGAAGCTGCAGATTTAGATCTTGCAAAACAGGGAATTGCTGAGGTAGGACCTGTTGGAGATGGCACAACTTATTCATTTTCAGCAGAGCGTAGAATACCAAGCTTGAATGAGCTTTTAAATTATGGAGGAGATGATGACTTTGAGCAAGTTGTTGCTGAAGAGGTGTCTGATGATTACTGGGCTCTAGATACAACAGATGGACCACAACATCCAGAGGAGTTTGGTAACATGGATATGTACAGTGCCGATTCTCACCATCGTGATGAGTTGCTAAGGCCCAAGCCTCCTCCTGGCAGATCAGAACGCGGCTGTATTTCTGCTAG aTTACGCCGCTACAAACCCAACAAGACTGGTTTGGACTTTATGCGTCCTCTTGTGGCCATCAGTGACAAGCCTGTGGTCATTTGA